In the genome of Curtobacterium sp. MCLR17_036, the window GCGCGGGCGCGGGCGCGGGGCTCCTGGCGCGGGGCGCCGGGCGCACATGGTGAGCAGAAGATGTCGCCTCCACGTTCCGGACCCGACCTCTTCTGCTCACTCAGCGATGCGGTGGGCGCCCGCCGCCGGACGGGAGGCCCGTGGCGGCACCGCACCGCACCGCGCCTCCCGTCCGACGCGGCGTACGTTCCTGGCGCGCACATCGTGAGCAGGAACGGTCGCCTCAACGCACCCCAAGCGACCGTTTCTGCTCACCAAGCGACGCAGTGGGCGCCCGCCGCCGGACGGGAGGCCCGTGGCGGCACCGCACCGCGCCTCCCGTCCGACCCGACACGCGTACCTGACGCGCACATCGTGAGCAGAAGACGTCGCCTCCGCACATCGGACCCGACCGTTTCTGCTCACCAAGCGATGCGGTGGGCGCCCGCCGCCGGACGGGAGGCGCGTGGCGGCACCGCGCCGCGCCTCCCGTCCGACCCGACGTGCGTTCCTGGCGCACACATCGTGAGCAGAAGACGTCGCCTCCGTTCTGCTCACGCAGCGACGCGGTCGCCGCCTGCCGCCGGACGGGAGGCCCGTGGCGGCAGCACGCCACGCCTCCCGTCCGACGCGACAAGCGCGCCTGACGCGCACATCGTGAGTAGAAGACGTCGCCTCAATGCACCGGACGCGACCGTTCCTGCTCACCAAGCGACGACGCGCCCGTCCCGCCGCCGGACGGGAAGCGCGACGCGGCTGCGCGCCTCAGGGACGGGTGCGTCGCCCGAGGCGGCGCTGCACGCCCCACTGCGTGACGCGGAGCATCGCCTCGACCACGATCGAGCGGCTCATCTTCGAGACACCGTGCACGCGGTCGCGGAAGCGGATCGGGACCTCGACGATGCGGCCGCCGAGGTCGTCCACGCGCAGGGTCATGTCGACCTGGAAGCAGTAGCCCTTCGAGTCGATCGAGCCGAGGTCCATCCGGGCGACCGCCGAGGCGCGGTACACCCGGTACCCCGCGGTGATGTCCCGCACGTCGAGCCCGAGGACCCAGCGCGCGTAGGTGTTCGCGCCGCGGCTGAGCGCCTGACGCCGGAGCGGCCAGTCGACGACCGAGCCGCCGGGCACCCAGCGGGAGCCGATCGCGAGCAGGACGTCGTCCGAGGCTGTGACCGCGTCGACGAGCGCGGGCAAGCGGTCGGCCGGGTGCGAGCCGTCCGCGTCCATCTCGACGAGCAGCGGGTAGCCGCGCTCCAGGCCCCAGCGGAACCCGGCGACGTAGGCGGTGCCGAGCCCGAGCTTGCCGGAGCGCTGCAGCAGGTGCACGCGGTCGTCCTCGGCGGCGATCGCGCGGACGATGTCGCCGGTGCCGTCCGGGCTGCCGTCGTCGACGACCAGGACGTGCACCCCGGGCGACGCCGCCAGGACGGCCGACGTGATCGCGCGGACGTTCTCGGCCTCGTCGTACGTCGGGACGATGACGAGCGCCGAGGCGTCGGTCGGGCTCACCGGTTGTCGAGGCGCCGCTTGATCTTCCCCGCGACGCTGCGCGGGCCCTCGGTGCGCAGGTAGTGCACCGCGCGGCCGACGTCGTAGCGGACGCCGGAGAGCTTCTTGCGCTCGGGCACCCGGACGCGCATGGTGTGCGGCTGGATCGAGGACGTGGTGTCGCGGACGGTCTTGTCCGCGGCACGGACGGGGTTCCGGCAGAAGTCGACGAGCGGGGCGAGGACGTTCTCCCACGTGAACTGCTCGCGCACCCGGTCGACGTTGCCGATGAAGGTCGCTCGGGCCTTCTTGTCGAACAGGGCCGTCTCGAGCGCCGCGGCGAGGCCGTCGACGTCCTGCTCGTGCACGGCGATGCCGAGCTTCTCCTCGGCGACGAGGTCGCCGAAGGAGTCGCCCGCGGTCGTCACGATCGGCAGACGAGCCCACAGGTAGTCGAGGATGCGGGTGCGGAACGAGAACGTGGTCTCGAGGTGCTCGTAGTGCGTCGAGACGCCGGCGTCGGCCTCGAGCAGGTAGGCGCCGCGTTCCTCGTACGGGATCCACTGGTCGTTGAAGAACACGTGCTTGCCGGTCAGGCCGAGCGCGTCGGCCTCGGCGCGGACCTTCGCCACGATGTCCATCTCGGGGACGTCGGGGTTCGGGTGCTGCACGCCCATGAAGAAGAGCTTGACCGACGGACGGCGCTCGGCGAGCTGGGCGATCGAGCGGACCAGGGTGATCGGGTCGAACCAGTCGTAGATCCCCCCGCCCCAGACGACGAGCTTGTCGTTCTTGCCGATGCCCGGCACGACGCCCTTGACCCGCTGCTGGTCGTGCACCGGCGGGGTCGAGGACAGCCCGAACGGCACGACGCCGATGAGCGAGCGCAGGTCGGCGTCGCGCGAGTAGGTGCGGGCGTTGACGCGGCCGGAGCCGGCGAGCTGGCCGAGCCAGAACATCCGCTGGCGTTCCGAGGCGCAGATGAAGTAGTCGCCGAGCTCGAGCTGGTGGTTCAGCGTGTCCGAGGCGTCGAGGATCTGGCGGTTCCACTTGTCGACGTCGTCGCTGCGGCCCTGCTCGAGCTGCTCGAGGTGGAGCGGGTCGTACACGTCGACGACCAGGATCTTGCTCGTCGACTCGAGCACCGGGAACAGCCGGAGCGCGTGGCCCTGCACGATGATGACGTCGGCCCAGCCCTCGTGCTCGACCATCTGGCGCGGGTGGCGGTGCGGCACGGTGACGACCTCGTACGAGGGGTCGATCTGCGACGAGCGGGTGAGGCTGACGACGCGGACGTCGTGCTCGGACGCGAGCTGCTTCGCCATCTGCGTCGCGCGGATCGCCGGGCCGGCC includes:
- a CDS encoding polyprenol monophosphomannose synthase — protein: MSPTDASALVIVPTYDEAENVRAITSAVLAASPGVHVLVVDDGSPDGTGDIVRAIAAEDDRVHLLQRSGKLGLGTAYVAGFRWGLERGYPLLVEMDADGSHPADRLPALVDAVTASDDVLLAIGSRWVPGGSVVDWPLRRQALSRGANTYARWVLGLDVRDITAGYRVYRASAVARMDLGSIDSKGYCFQVDMTLRVDDLGGRIVEVPIRFRDRVHGVSKMSRSIVVEAMLRVTQWGVQRRLGRRTRP
- a CDS encoding glycosyltransferase, with product MTERKPGVVSVVLVNYKGTDDTLTSIAELRKQDWPQDKLEVIVVENGSGPEHLGRLQASTLDFTLVDAGANLGFTGGCNLGVAKSSGEIVAFLNNDARPDTGWVREAMATFASGADIGAVASKVLDWEGVNVDFTEAAMTWYGMGYKPFAGSPDTGRWESETDVLFGTGAAMFIRAELFEQLDGFDDRYFMFYEDVDLGWRLNLLGWRFRYQPKSVAFHKHHASMNKFGDFRETYLLERNALFTLYKNLGDEQLAAALPGSLALAVRRAVGRGELDSTSLDLRNPGDDSVPTVPVPKTSMAGIYGVDQFVEQLPSMTESRRQIQATRVRTDRELLRLFGNRDEPAYPIENYLAGYDKIVHSLGVLEVGTRRRVLIITGDSIGAKMAGPAIRATQMAKQLASEHDVRVVSLTRSSQIDPSYEVVTVPHRHPRQMVEHEGWADVIIVQGHALRLFPVLESTSKILVVDVYDPLHLEQLEQGRSDDVDKWNRQILDASDTLNHQLELGDYFICASERQRMFWLGQLAGSGRVNARTYSRDADLRSLIGVVPFGLSSTPPVHDQQRVKGVVPGIGKNDKLVVWGGGIYDWFDPITLVRSIAQLAERRPSVKLFFMGVQHPNPDVPEMDIVAKVRAEADALGLTGKHVFFNDQWIPYEERGAYLLEADAGVSTHYEHLETTFSFRTRILDYLWARLPIVTTAGDSFGDLVAEEKLGIAVHEQDVDGLAAALETALFDKKARATFIGNVDRVREQFTWENVLAPLVDFCRNPVRAADKTVRDTTSSIQPHTMRVRVPERKKLSGVRYDVGRAVHYLRTEGPRSVAGKIKRRLDNR